A single Fodinibius saliphilus DNA region contains:
- a CDS encoding NAD-dependent epimerase/dehydratase family protein: MGTILITGACGQLGSELTEKLRSIYGTEEVIASDIQEPPERIAEGPFKYIDVMDKDALEKAVEENDVSQIYHLAALLSAKAEQNIELGWKLNMDGLLNVLNLAKEKSLDKVFWPSSIAVFGPDAPSKRTGQNVALNPTTVYGISKMAGEQWCSYFHENFGVDVRSLRYPGLIGYKSLPGGGTTDYAVDIHYKALKNEPFSCFLDKDNALPMMYMEDAVDATIQLMQADENDIKIRTSYNLSAISFTPREIAEAITKHIPGFEISYDPDYRKKIADSWPDSIDDSAAREQWGWEHAYDLDKMVEDMLANIPNENPDLLKASEA, encoded by the coding sequence ATGGGTACGATTTTAATTACGGGTGCTTGTGGACAACTGGGAAGCGAGCTTACTGAAAAACTGCGTTCAATTTATGGCACAGAAGAGGTAATTGCTTCGGATATTCAAGAACCTCCGGAGCGTATTGCCGAGGGTCCTTTTAAATATATTGATGTGATGGACAAAGACGCCCTTGAAAAAGCAGTTGAAGAGAATGATGTTTCTCAGATTTACCATCTGGCAGCGTTATTGTCTGCTAAAGCTGAGCAAAATATCGAGTTAGGGTGGAAGCTCAATATGGATGGGTTATTAAATGTGCTGAACCTGGCGAAAGAAAAATCGCTGGATAAGGTGTTTTGGCCCAGTTCCATAGCTGTTTTTGGCCCTGATGCCCCCAGCAAACGTACTGGGCAAAACGTAGCTCTAAATCCAACCACTGTTTATGGTATCAGTAAAATGGCCGGCGAACAATGGTGTTCATATTTCCATGAAAATTTTGGAGTAGATGTACGCAGTTTGCGATATCCTGGTTTAATTGGTTATAAGTCACTCCCCGGTGGCGGTACCACTGATTATGCGGTGGATATTCATTATAAAGCACTCAAAAACGAACCATTCAGCTGTTTTTTGGATAAGGATAATGCATTGCCGATGATGTATATGGAAGATGCGGTAGATGCAACTATTCAATTAATGCAGGCCGATGAAAATGATATAAAAATACGAACAAGCTATAATTTATCGGCTATTAGTTTTACACCCCGGGAAATTGCAGAAGCTATTACAAAGCATATTCCCGGATTTGAGATCAGTTATGACCCCGATTACCGCAAGAAAATTGCTGATTCTTGGCCCGACTCTATTGATGATAGTGCGGCGCGTGAACAGTGGGGATGGGAGCATGCCTATGATCTGGATAAAATGGTTGAAGATATGTTGGCAAACATACCAAATGAAAATCCCGATCTGTTAAAAGCAAGTGAAGCTTGA
- the uvrA gene encoding excinuclease ABC subunit UvrA: protein MRENIVIRGAREHNLKNVDVNIPREQLVVVTGISGSGKSSLAFDTIYAEGQRRFLESLSAYARQFLGMMERPEVDFIDGLSPVISIDQKTTNRNPRSTVGTVTEIYDFLRLLYARIGVPYSWKSGNKMEKQTADQVVSTIMDMPEGTKAYCLAPVVRGRKGHYRELFEQTMKQGFVQVRVDGELMDLEEDMKVDRYKRHNIEVVVDRFVINTKSEKRIAESVRLALEMAEGNVILSVPKEKDGEVVFKDHLYSQNLFDPESGLAYEDPAPNIFSFNSPYGACQNCDGLGYTYDVDRDLVIPNKEQTIEEGAIRFLGEPRDIFAFKQLNAVLDTLDLDFETPIKEFSDEAVDLLFEGGGDKKYDVNYDFRQDNVTYKHSFKGLRKMIREQYEESKSNKKRDKAKAYMARIDCPECGGGRLNKEALSYRIDDYTIDELVNMDITTLRTTINNLELTERQQKIGSQVLKEVRDRVDFLLNVGLNYLTLDREAQTLSGGEAQRIRLATQIGTQLVGVLYILDEPSIGLHQRDNVKLIKSLETLRDLGNSVIVVEHDRETIEAADYVLDLGPGAGEYGGEIVTEGKPEDLDPDSMTAKFLKDEEVVPYPDERREGNGKSVGLENVRGHNLKNLDVEIPLGKFICVTGVSGSGKSSLINQTLEPILSSEFYNSKSVPLPYDEVHGIDNLDKIISVDQSPIGRTPRSNPGTYTKVFDHIRKLFAELPESKIRGYDQGRFSFNVKGGRCEACNGDGVRKIEMNFLPDVYVDCETCNGARYNRETLEIYYREKNISDVLNMSVNEAHDFFDSVPAINRILGTLVDVGLGYLRLGQPSTTLSGGEAQRIKLARELAKVGTGDTLYILDEPTTGLHFQDVRMLVDVIQQLVDKGNTVIVIEHNLDLIKAADWILDLGPEGGVGGGEIITQGTPEEVAEVEESYTGQYLKEEFEREEKQKVKT, encoded by the coding sequence TTGCGAGAAAATATAGTCATCCGCGGCGCGCGCGAACACAACCTCAAAAATGTTGATGTTAATATTCCCCGGGAGCAACTTGTCGTTGTGACCGGTATTTCAGGCTCTGGGAAGTCCTCTCTGGCTTTTGATACCATCTATGCAGAAGGCCAACGGCGATTTCTGGAATCCTTGTCAGCTTATGCCAGGCAGTTCCTAGGTATGATGGAACGTCCCGAGGTGGATTTTATTGATGGATTATCGCCTGTAATATCAATTGATCAAAAAACGACTAACCGGAATCCTCGTTCGACAGTGGGTACGGTTACAGAAATCTATGACTTTTTGCGATTGTTATATGCGCGCATAGGCGTGCCTTACTCTTGGAAGTCAGGTAACAAGATGGAAAAGCAGACGGCTGATCAAGTTGTCTCTACTATTATGGATATGCCGGAAGGTACAAAAGCGTATTGCCTGGCGCCTGTTGTTCGGGGTAGAAAAGGCCATTATCGTGAACTTTTTGAACAAACGATGAAGCAAGGGTTTGTGCAGGTGCGCGTTGATGGAGAGCTGATGGACCTGGAAGAGGACATGAAGGTAGATCGGTATAAAAGGCACAATATTGAGGTAGTTGTTGATCGATTTGTTATTAATACAAAGAGTGAGAAGCGTATTGCCGAGAGTGTTCGCTTAGCTCTTGAAATGGCCGAAGGGAATGTGATCTTGTCAGTACCTAAAGAAAAGGATGGCGAAGTGGTTTTTAAGGATCATCTATATTCTCAAAACCTTTTTGATCCCGAAAGTGGATTAGCTTATGAAGATCCGGCTCCTAATATTTTTTCTTTTAATTCACCTTATGGCGCTTGCCAAAATTGTGATGGGTTGGGATATACTTATGATGTAGATCGCGATCTGGTAATCCCTAATAAAGAACAGACTATTGAAGAAGGAGCAATTCGGTTTTTGGGTGAACCGCGTGATATTTTTGCGTTTAAACAGCTTAATGCAGTTCTGGATACGTTGGATCTGGATTTTGAAACTCCTATCAAAGAGTTTTCGGATGAAGCTGTAGACCTTCTTTTTGAAGGGGGTGGGGATAAGAAATATGATGTAAATTACGATTTTCGACAAGATAATGTGACTTATAAACACTCCTTCAAGGGACTGCGAAAGATGATTCGCGAGCAGTACGAGGAGAGTAAGTCGAATAAAAAGCGCGACAAGGCAAAAGCATATATGGCTCGTATCGATTGCCCAGAGTGTGGCGGTGGACGGTTGAACAAGGAAGCTCTGTCTTACCGCATTGATGATTACACAATCGATGAGTTGGTGAATATGGATATTACCACGCTCCGGACTACGATTAATAACCTGGAACTAACCGAACGTCAGCAAAAGATTGGAAGTCAGGTGCTCAAAGAGGTACGTGACCGTGTCGATTTTTTACTTAATGTTGGCCTCAACTATTTAACGTTGGATCGTGAAGCACAAACGCTGAGTGGCGGTGAGGCACAACGTATTCGGCTGGCTACCCAGATTGGAACCCAGTTGGTAGGGGTGCTATATATTTTGGATGAGCCAAGTATCGGGCTTCATCAGCGAGACAATGTTAAGCTGATAAAGTCTCTTGAAACCTTGCGGGATCTGGGTAACAGTGTGATCGTTGTAGAACACGATCGGGAAACTATTGAGGCTGCAGATTATGTGCTTGATCTGGGACCGGGAGCCGGAGAATATGGAGGTGAAATTGTTACGGAAGGGAAGCCCGAAGATCTTGACCCAGATTCTATGACCGCTAAATTCTTGAAGGATGAGGAAGTAGTTCCTTATCCTGATGAACGTCGCGAGGGGAATGGGAAATCAGTAGGGCTCGAAAATGTACGCGGGCATAATCTAAAAAACCTGGATGTTGAAATTCCACTTGGCAAGTTTATCTGTGTTACGGGGGTGAGCGGAAGTGGTAAAAGTTCACTTATTAACCAGACGTTGGAACCCATTTTGTCTTCCGAATTTTATAATTCTAAGTCAGTACCTCTACCATATGATGAGGTACATGGAATTGATAATCTGGACAAGATTATTTCTGTGGATCAAAGCCCTATTGGGCGAACACCTCGATCAAATCCCGGAACGTATACCAAGGTATTTGATCATATTCGAAAGCTGTTTGCTGAACTGCCTGAATCTAAGATTCGGGGATATGACCAAGGGCGGTTTTCCTTTAATGTGAAAGGAGGTAGATGTGAGGCTTGTAACGGAGATGGGGTTCGAAAGATTGAGATGAACTTTTTGCCCGATGTATATGTGGATTGTGAGACGTGCAATGGCGCACGTTACAACCGCGAAACACTGGAAATCTATTACAGAGAAAAAAATATATCTGATGTGTTAAATATGTCGGTTAATGAAGCTCATGATTTCTTTGATTCTGTTCCTGCTATTAACCGTATACTGGGGACTCTCGTTGATGTAGGATTGGGTTACCTGCGCCTTGGTCAACCAAGTACTACGCTCTCGGGAGGTGAGGCACAACGAATTAAACTTGCACGAGAGCTGGCTAAAGTAGGTACCGGTGATACGCTATATATTTTGGATGAGCCCACAACCGGCTTACATTTTCAGGATGTTCGCATGCTTGTAGATGTAATTCAACAGCTGGTTGATAAAGGTAATACCGTTATTGTTATTGAGCATAACCTTGATCTCATTAAAGCTGCTGACTGGATTCTTGATTTAGGCCCGGAAGGTGGGGTAGGAGGTGGAGAAATAATTACACAGGGAACGCCCGAAGAAGTCGCGGAAGTAGAAGAAAGCTATACTGGTCAGTACTTGAAAGAGGAGTTTGAGCGAGAAGAAAAGCAGAAGGTGAAAACTTAG
- a CDS encoding STAS domain-containing protein: MNFNVSERYNCVVIEFKGNVMGGPDAVKLNEKLHELIEDNKTNIVADVGKVKFMNSSGLGMLIGGLTTMRKAGGDLRIANATDKIESLLVVTKLITVFKHYKSLEAAVESFAESSEEE, translated from the coding sequence ATGAATTTCAACGTATCAGAGCGTTATAACTGTGTAGTTATTGAGTTTAAAGGGAATGTGATGGGCGGCCCCGATGCCGTAAAGCTCAACGAAAAACTGCACGAGCTAATTGAAGATAATAAGACCAATATCGTTGCCGATGTTGGTAAGGTCAAATTTATGAACTCTTCCGGTTTGGGGATGCTGATCGGTGGGCTAACGACAATGCGAAAAGCAGGTGGCGATCTTCGAATTGCCAACGCGACCGATAAGATCGAAAGTCTGCTTGTTGTTACGAAACTAATTACAGTATTCAAGCACTATAAATCATTAGAAGCGGCAGTAGAGTCATTTGCCGAGTCATCGGAAGAAGAATAA
- the secD gene encoding protein translocase subunit SecD, whose protein sequence is MQGNGTKIVAIAAFLIISIYYLWPTLANTLEQNYIEDLPEAERVEYKEENTQRLQELRQNSLSLGLDLQGGMHVTMEVGTAKLLRELAGSNADSTLNNVIKIAQKQAIENDTDFIDEMVSEFEERYPDGRLSRYYRSEAENITRRSSNEEIVKYLKKQRDSAVDRAMEIIRTRVDRYGVTEPAIFKQGNSRVVVELPGVANKSRIRDLLKGTARLEFRLVGQPDQISSAKERIVSYYNQQAQSDTSDSVQQGRQQNPLLEVLNPRGRNPYSVGYSTGRDTARVNELLQKQEVQELIPRSLTLMWGATPFQTTEQGQELFELIAVRSDVEMTGDVISEASVNFDQTTNQPRVSMNMNAEGARRWARITGANIGKPIAIVLDGYVYSYPNVETKISDGRSSISGIGDVREAEDLVNILLSGALPAPLEIIEERTVGATLGEESIQAGFYSTLIGLVIVALFMIAYYHSGGAIADLALMLNIVFILGILAAFKATLTLPGIAGIVLTIGMAVDANVLIFDRIREEKRTGKTLRAAIEGGYSNAMSAIVDANVTTFFVGIILYSFGVGPIKGFAVTLMAGIVASLFSAIVITRVVVDYLTREKSAEISFG, encoded by the coding sequence ATGCAAGGTAATGGAACAAAAATTGTCGCTATTGCGGCCTTTTTAATAATATCAATTTATTATTTGTGGCCGACTTTGGCTAATACCTTAGAGCAAAATTATATTGAAGATCTACCCGAAGCCGAACGTGTTGAGTATAAAGAGGAAAATACACAGCGTCTGCAAGAGCTGCGCCAAAATTCTCTTTCTTTGGGTCTCGATTTGCAGGGTGGTATGCACGTAACAATGGAAGTTGGAACGGCGAAGCTTCTTCGCGAATTGGCCGGAAGTAATGCCGACTCAACCCTTAATAACGTTATTAAGATAGCTCAGAAACAGGCCATCGAAAATGATACTGATTTTATTGACGAAATGGTTTCAGAGTTCGAGGAGCGCTATCCTGATGGACGACTAAGTCGGTATTATCGTTCAGAAGCGGAGAATATCACCCGACGATCAAGCAATGAAGAGATTGTAAAATATCTGAAAAAACAGCGTGATTCTGCTGTAGACCGTGCGATGGAAATTATTCGTACACGTGTTGATCGTTACGGTGTAACAGAGCCAGCTATTTTTAAGCAAGGTAACAGCCGTGTTGTTGTTGAGCTACCTGGTGTGGCAAATAAAAGTCGTATTCGGGACCTTCTTAAAGGTACTGCACGTCTTGAGTTTCGTCTTGTAGGTCAACCCGATCAAATAAGTTCTGCCAAAGAACGCATTGTAAGCTACTATAACCAGCAGGCACAGTCCGATACTTCCGATTCGGTTCAGCAGGGGCGACAACAAAATCCGCTGTTAGAAGTGTTAAATCCACGGGGACGTAATCCATACTCGGTGGGATATTCCACAGGCCGTGATACTGCTCGCGTCAATGAGTTATTGCAGAAACAGGAAGTACAAGAACTTATCCCTCGCAGCCTTACTTTGATGTGGGGTGCAACCCCTTTCCAGACTACAGAACAGGGACAAGAGCTGTTTGAGCTTATTGCGGTACGTTCTGATGTGGAAATGACCGGTGATGTTATTTCTGAGGCGAGTGTAAACTTTGATCAGACAACGAACCAGCCGCGCGTATCAATGAATATGAACGCCGAAGGGGCACGACGTTGGGCCCGAATTACCGGTGCCAATATCGGGAAACCGATTGCTATTGTATTAGATGGATATGTTTATTCGTATCCGAACGTAGAGACCAAAATTTCTGACGGACGTTCTTCGATTAGTGGAATTGGAGATGTCAGGGAAGCGGAAGACCTTGTCAATATTTTGCTTTCCGGTGCATTGCCCGCTCCGCTCGAAATTATTGAAGAACGTACGGTAGGGGCTACACTAGGGGAAGAGTCGATTCAGGCTGGTTTTTATTCAACTCTCATAGGATTGGTCATTGTTGCCCTCTTTATGATTGCATACTACCATTCCGGGGGTGCTATTGCCGACCTCGCCTTAATGCTTAATATCGTCTTTATATTGGGGATTTTGGCTGCCTTCAAGGCCACACTCACCTTACCCGGTATTGCGGGTATTGTACTGACGATTGGTATGGCGGTAGATGCAAACGTACTTATTTTTGATCGAATACGGGAAGAGAAAAGGACCGGTAAAACATTGCGGGCTGCCATTGAAGGTGGTTATTCCAATGCAATGAGTGCTATTGTGGATGCGAACGTAACCACCTTCTTTGTAGGTATTATCCTCTATAGCTTTGGGGTAGGACCTATTAAAGGTTTTGCGGTTACACTGATGGCCGGTATTGTGGCTTCCCTGTTCAGCGCTATTGTGATTACTCGCGTTGTTGTGGATTACCTAACTCGTGAAAAATCAGCTGAAATAAGCTTCGGTTAA
- the kbl gene encoding glycine C-acetyltransferase, producing the protein MGKKIKQRLQGELKELKEEGLYKEERIITTPQGAVIKTDQGKEVINFCSNNYLGLSSHPRVLEAAKKTIDEYGYGMSSVRFICGTQTIHKELEEKLAEFLGTDDAILYAAAFDANGGIFEPLLGPEDAIISDRLNHASIIDGVRLCKAQRYVYEHNNMDALEEKLKEASDAEVKVIATDGVFSMDGTIAQLDKICDLADKYDALVMSDECHATGFIGETGRGVHEYRDVMGRIDIITGTLGKALGGASGGFTAARQEIVDMLRQKSRPYLFSNTLAPSITGASIEVLELLSETTELRDKLEENTTYFRQKMTEAGFDIKDGSHPIVPIMLYDAKKAQKYAERLLDKGIYVIGFYYPVVPKGEARIRVQLSAAHEREHLDQAIKAFTEVQEEIEEA; encoded by the coding sequence ATGGGTAAAAAAATTAAGCAGCGTTTACAAGGAGAATTGAAAGAGTTAAAAGAAGAAGGCCTTTATAAAGAGGAAAGAATTATAACTACTCCCCAAGGAGCGGTTATTAAAACGGACCAAGGGAAAGAAGTTATAAACTTTTGTTCCAATAATTATTTAGGGCTGTCCTCGCATCCCCGGGTGTTAGAGGCCGCTAAAAAAACGATTGATGAATACGGTTATGGAATGTCATCAGTCCGGTTTATCTGCGGTACGCAAACTATTCACAAAGAATTGGAGGAAAAGCTAGCCGAATTTTTGGGTACCGATGATGCTATTTTGTATGCTGCAGCTTTTGATGCTAATGGAGGTATCTTTGAACCGTTGCTTGGTCCGGAAGATGCTATTATATCGGACCGCCTGAACCATGCTTCTATTATCGATGGGGTGCGGCTGTGTAAGGCTCAACGTTATGTATATGAGCATAACAATATGGATGCCCTGGAAGAGAAGTTAAAAGAAGCTTCAGATGCCGAAGTAAAAGTTATTGCTACCGATGGCGTCTTTTCTATGGATGGAACTATAGCACAGCTTGATAAAATTTGTGATTTAGCTGACAAATACGATGCTCTGGTGATGTCGGATGAGTGCCATGCTACTGGCTTCATCGGAGAAACCGGTCGCGGTGTACATGAGTACCGTGATGTTATGGGGCGAATTGATATTATTACTGGAACCCTTGGTAAGGCATTGGGTGGTGCATCAGGTGGATTTACTGCTGCGCGACAAGAGATCGTAGATATGCTTCGCCAAAAATCACGGCCCTATCTCTTCTCCAATACACTTGCACCTTCAATAACAGGAGCCTCTATTGAAGTGCTGGAGTTGTTAAGTGAAACTACAGAACTTCGAGACAAGCTGGAAGAGAATACTACATATTTCAGGCAAAAGATGACCGAAGCCGGTTTTGATATCAAAGATGGGTCGCATCCCATAGTGCCTATTATGTTATATGATGCTAAAAAGGCTCAAAAGTATGCGGAACGTTTGTTAGATAAAGGGATATATGTTATCGGTTTTTATTACCCGGTAGTTCCTAAAGGAGAAGCTCGTATTAGGGTTCAGCTTTCTGCCGCACACGAACGAGAGCATTTAGATCAGGCGATTAAAGCCTTTACGGAAGTTCAAGAAGAAATCGAAGAAGCATAG
- the secF gene encoding protein translocase subunit SecF, with protein sequence MRWFETPDFNFIKAHKIGYVISGILLVAALIGIFTKGLQYGIDFKGGKEFVLEFDEPIEVVELRSALSEPLGSTPVVKRFGSPTDVLIRTDNEGDITEVQNTILEVVNQRYSQNEASVIKTDIVGARFAEDLKQGAMNAIIFALVVIFIYILIRFKNWTFSAGAVAALFHDVLIVVGIFTIFGEIAPFSMQIDQSIIAAFLTIVGYSLNDTVVVFDRIRENSLLYKTMDYDKMVNKSLNDTLSRTVITSVTTLFVVTVLFIFGGEVLKGFSFALMLGVIIGTYSSLFVASSMVVELQRRKENA encoded by the coding sequence ATGAGATGGTTCGAAACACCAGATTTTAATTTTATTAAAGCACACAAGATTGGTTACGTCATTTCCGGTATCCTACTTGTTGCTGCTCTCATTGGAATTTTTACCAAAGGTCTGCAGTATGGCATCGACTTTAAGGGGGGTAAAGAATTCGTCCTTGAATTTGATGAGCCCATTGAGGTGGTAGAGTTGCGATCAGCACTTTCTGAGCCGTTGGGAAGCACGCCGGTAGTGAAACGTTTTGGGTCGCCAACGGATGTACTGATTCGTACAGATAACGAAGGCGATATTACAGAAGTCCAAAACACAATTTTGGAAGTCGTTAACCAACGGTATTCGCAAAATGAAGCTTCTGTTATCAAAACTGACATTGTGGGGGCTCGTTTTGCAGAGGATCTGAAGCAAGGGGCGATGAATGCCATTATTTTTGCCTTGGTAGTTATCTTTATCTATATCCTTATCCGGTTTAAAAACTGGACCTTTTCTGCCGGGGCTGTGGCTGCCCTGTTTCACGATGTATTAATCGTAGTGGGGATCTTTACCATCTTTGGTGAAATTGCTCCATTTAGTATGCAGATAGATCAGTCGATTATTGCTGCTTTTTTAACTATTGTTGGTTATTCGCTAAACGATACGGTAGTAGTATTTGACCGTATTCGTGAAAATAGCCTGCTATATAAGACCATGGATTACGATAAGATGGTTAACAAAAGTCTCAATGATACATTGAGTCGTACAGTTATTACTTCTGTCACTACCTTGTTTGTGGTAACCGTGCTATTTATCTTTGGCGGGGAAGTCCTGAAAGGATTTTCATTTGCCTTGATGCTTGGTGTTATTATTGGTACATATAGCTCGTTGTTCGTAGCTAGTTCTATGGTTGTAGAGCTTCAACGCAGAAAAGAAAATGCTTAA
- a CDS encoding DUF975 family protein → MKDLSIDLVKLFKISTTKYGKYASFVVGATLTFLVLGIVPKIYSMLYAPEQPTMESQIVSFVITLVQVFLSLGFIKIMLLLVQDKFVEVADMFNNFRIFLSYFVASFLYGIAVALGLLLLVVPGIYIFVRFQFYPHIIIEEEISAFAALKKSFDLSQNLTLELFLLQLVVITLNILGILLFGVGIVFTYPLTTMATAVAYKSITDKGDTIPSTAFKA, encoded by the coding sequence ATGAAGGACCTATCCATTGACCTTGTTAAACTCTTTAAAATAAGTACAACAAAATACGGCAAATATGCCTCTTTCGTTGTAGGAGCAACACTAACTTTTCTTGTGCTCGGTATAGTACCTAAGATATATTCTATGTTGTATGCCCCCGAGCAGCCAACAATGGAATCTCAAATTGTTTCTTTTGTCATAACATTGGTACAGGTTTTTTTAAGCCTGGGATTTATCAAAATCATGTTACTATTGGTACAAGATAAGTTTGTAGAAGTAGCTGATATGTTCAATAACTTTAGAATATTTCTGAGCTATTTTGTTGCCAGCTTTCTCTATGGTATTGCCGTGGCCTTGGGATTATTACTTCTGGTAGTACCTGGCATTTACATTTTTGTTCGCTTTCAATTCTATCCTCATATCATCATCGAAGAAGAGATATCAGCCTTCGCTGCGTTAAAAAAGAGTTTTGATTTGTCACAAAACCTCACTCTAGAACTCTTTTTATTACAATTAGTAGTCATTACCCTTAACATTTTGGGCATACTACTGTTCGGAGTGGGTATTGTCTTTACATATCCGCTCACAACAATGGCAACAGCTGTAGCATATAAAAGTATTACAGACAAGGGTGACACTATTCCTTCAACAGCTTTTAAGGCATAA
- a CDS encoding adenylosuccinate synthase — protein sequence MSIRVVVGAQWGDEGKGKIVDLLSKEADYVVRYQGGANAGHTLKFDDQKIVLHLIPSGMFNGDATCIIGNGVVIDPHALLEEIEEVEAMAGDLTGRLKISNAAHVILPYHQLLDKVKEEHRGDDAIGTTGRGIGPAYVSKVSRVGIRMSDLFHPEQLREKVNSNITDINDALQHIYDHEPIEAEPIVKDLLGAADKLCPYITNTSALLHDAIEDGKEILLEGAQGSLLDVDHGTYPYVTSSCPTAGGASTGSGIPPTAIDKVMGISKAYCTRVGNGPFPTELTEEVGQELREAGQEFGATTGRPRRCGWIDLVALKYAVRVNGMNELTLTKLDILNDFEEIKLCTGYKIDGETTDIFPMDLPDIDSVEPIYKTMPGWEQSLEDCDSYDDFPGNAKKYLNFVEDYLGVKLTILSKGPKRSETIVL from the coding sequence ATGTCTATTCGAGTTGTTGTAGGTGCCCAGTGGGGCGATGAAGGGAAAGGAAAAATCGTTGACCTGCTTAGTAAAGAAGCTGATTATGTAGTTCGATATCAGGGGGGGGCAAATGCCGGTCATACCTTAAAATTTGATGACCAAAAGATTGTGCTTCATCTCATTCCGTCCGGAATGTTTAATGGTGATGCTACCTGTATTATCGGAAATGGCGTAGTCATCGATCCCCATGCCTTGTTAGAAGAGATTGAAGAAGTAGAAGCTATGGCCGGAGATTTGACCGGGCGGCTTAAGATCAGTAATGCTGCTCATGTTATTCTGCCCTACCATCAGCTGTTGGATAAAGTAAAAGAGGAACATCGCGGTGATGATGCAATTGGGACAACAGGGCGTGGTATCGGTCCTGCTTATGTAAGCAAAGTATCTCGTGTAGGAATTCGCATGTCAGATCTGTTCCACCCAGAGCAACTCCGAGAGAAAGTGAACAGTAACATAACAGATATCAATGATGCACTACAGCATATTTATGACCATGAGCCTATAGAGGCAGAGCCCATTGTCAAAGATTTGTTGGGGGCAGCAGATAAATTGTGTCCCTATATCACCAATACCAGTGCTTTACTGCATGATGCTATTGAGGATGGTAAAGAAATATTACTCGAAGGAGCACAAGGCAGTTTGCTAGATGTTGATCACGGCACGTATCCTTATGTGACTTCTTCTTGTCCTACCGCCGGTGGGGCCAGTACGGGATCGGGAATCCCGCCTACTGCAATAGATAAAGTGATGGGGATTTCTAAAGCCTATTGCACGCGTGTAGGAAATGGGCCTTTCCCTACAGAATTGACGGAGGAAGTTGGTCAGGAGCTTCGTGAAGCAGGCCAGGAGTTTGGAGCTACAACTGGTCGTCCACGACGATGTGGCTGGATCGATCTGGTTGCTCTAAAATATGCAGTGCGCGTGAATGGTATGAACGAACTCACGCTTACCAAACTGGATATTCTAAACGACTTCGAGGAAATAAAGCTATGCACCGGATATAAAATCGACGGAGAAACAACGGATATATTTCCGATGGATCTGCCCGATATCGATTCGGTTGAACCCATATACAAAACGATGCCGGGGTGGGAGCAGTCGCTGGAAGATTGTGACAGCTACGATGATTTTCCGGGAAACGCCAAAAAATATCTCAACTTCGTGGAAGACTACTTGGGTGTTAAATTGACGATACTTTCAAAAGGACCTAAGCGTAGTGAAACTATTGTTCTGTAA